A window of Periophthalmus magnuspinnatus isolate fPerMag1 chromosome 21, fPerMag1.2.pri, whole genome shotgun sequence genomic DNA:
AAACCATTAGgaaataatgtaaaacaatatttttgtgattgtaaaaataaaaaaataatcacatttgaaattttaacatttcagtcaaattTCAAGTAATTTCCGGCATATAAAACGGCACAGAGGACTCCCTTATCAGGGAAAATGTTACATTGCAATCACCAAAGCACATGTTTCTCACAAATAATAGCAAACATATAGATTTATGTACAAATTTATACAAGACAAGATTGtacattttcaaatgtttttcttatagATTCTGACTATTGTCTATAATACAGATATTTAcagcaataaatacatttataataatgCCTCTGGGTGTCTCAATGCTTGTGTGAAAGTAAAACAATATTGGCTGCTCTATTTTGGCTACATTGACAGTGCAAGGATAATGTGCTAAAAGAAAAGTAGTTTTGCATTATCTACAATGTGTTTAAATAGTTGCACTTTTTGAATACTTATTGTCTAAAAACCTTGAATTTTATCTTTTAGTGAAGGTCAAATTGAGAACTTTTGCTACAAACTTTAAATATAACCTTTAGACTTATAGACCACACAAGGGAAGCACTGTGAAAAGTAATACAATTTAAAGTATATAAAGCAAGACATTTTTGCACCTATTCTAATACACTGTGGCAtccattgtttagtcctgaaaGTTGAGGAGTTACAATTTGGGACATTTCTAACAAGTTTGTCTATCACTGAATCAAAAACAGAACCAAAAATTTGTgtgactgaaaataaaatacaatgcatTACACTGACACTGGCAAAATGACAAACATAtggcagtgcttctcaaactgtggcacGTGGGAACAAGCAGTTTgcgtatttgttttatttagaaacAAATATGATTAATCCAAAGAGCAAAAACGTGAATATAATTTAGAACTGTCTTATTGTTTAGTGCCATTttcaacctggtttagtcttattttagggCCACTGTGGCTCTAATTGagacctgatatagtcctggtttagatctgatggtaCTTGGAAAGATAAATATGTGGTACTTGGTATGAGAAGTTTAAGAGCTGCTGATCTATGGTTAACTTTGTTGTAGTTTTGAAGATCCaacaaaactaaacctaaaAATATAGCctataataaacatgtgtcctctaatgttttttacatttagaaataacactttttttccAACAACAAAAGATATTTTTCAATGTTTCAACATCCCATTTTAAAAGGTGCCCTGTGTAttacatatctatctccatggagactagcaaaTGACACAAggtcagttacaggtcagatctgtggagaggcaaccccactcacagtaaatgacctatttatttatttatgaccaATTAAAACTCCTGGAATTTAATAACTGATAAGATGGTAAATAACCACACTGCTGAACACGagtggcaaagcaataacatctccatggagacaagcagatgactgaGCCCCAACCAGAAACGTTATgtcatgcacctttaaaaaggtgcactatgtaacttttctggaaggtctgccacctgcttatctccatggagatgttattgttttgcctagaatcaTTTTACTTATCCACCTTACATGTACTCAATTGCACATACCtttattgatcaaaaatgtactgtaaaacTTTGAAAGACGATCGTCACAGTAACATTCCCTATGGAGAcaccagttacaggtcagatctgttaaGTTCAATGCCACGCTGTCAAATTTGACAGTGTCAAACATTctggacaaagcaataacatctccatggagataagctgaTGACTGAACCTGCAACCAGAAAAAAtaacacagtgcacctttattttgcAGTGTAAAAAATAATGGGTGCCAATATAAATCGAGAGTATTGTATTGCTGTAATGCTCAATCTACGGGTtttgaaatgatgaaaaattaggacagttgccatgGCGATCAACAACTTATGACAAAATAttccatcttttgaatggggggggaaagtcctcaaaatgtcatatataaacaggaagtggaatAGCTTTAGCCATTAGTCAAGAATACATTTTCTAATAGTCTTTCTTCCAATACTTTTAAATATGAGATGCCGTAGCTTTGTGGTATATCCCTGGTGCTAGCCCAGTGCCCGTGTGTCCAGTCAGCGCTGTGCTAGCTTCACTGTACATCGATGGAGGAGCAGTGCTTTTATGAGTCCAACAATGGCAAATCCTGGCTATAAACCTCCTCCAAGAGTCCAAAGTTTTTCCGGACCAAATCCAAACTCCGGATGTTATTCCCACAACGAGACACATGAAATACTTTAGCATAAAAACAGCATAATCTGGCCCTAAACTTGAGCGCTGTGGATCTGACAAGCACGAACAAGCTAGCGCCCTCTCCCAAACAGGCCTATAATGTTGTTCGTAAACTAAACACGCTACGACAATTGTAGCGGGGACTGTGTATAGCACTGTGAACAAGCCTATTCGAATCATTAGCCTTTCTAGCTTGTCTGTTTTGGTCCCTCCTTGTTTTATAATGCTACGTATACGGAATAGCGATACAAATCCGGCTAGCAAAAACAGCGAACCAGTAAAGAGGTAGACGACCAATGGTGCTAGCACAAAACCACGTAAATTTTCAAGATTTTGATTACCAACATAGCATATGCCGGCAACAGGATCACCGTCAACGGAGCTAAGCGCTAAAACAACAATAGATTTGATGCTGGGGATTAGCCAAGCTGCTAAATGGAAATATTGAGAGTAGCTAGCAATAGCTTCACTGCCCCATTTTAAACCGGCAGCTAGGAACCAGGTAAAAGATAGCACAACCCACCAAATTGAGCTAGCCATGCTGAAAAAGTAGATTAGCAGGAAAACTAGAGTGCAAAGCGCGGGGCCAGTAGTGTCATACAAAATATGCGGGGGATCGCTATTGCTGTTACATGCTACACGCTCATGTCCTGCTACTAATCTTATAATATAGCccaatgaaacaaaaagatAGCATGTAGCTAGGAAGATTATCGGCCTTTCCGGATATTTGAAACGTTCCATGTCAATTAGGAAAGTTGCTACGGTGGTCAGTGTggacaaaaagcacaaaatcgACCACAATCCAATCCAAAATCCTGTGAAGGCATGCTCTTCCGCGGAGAAGTAAGGTTGCTGGCAAGGTTGGGCGCAGTTTGGTAGCAGTCCCGTATTGATGCGATTGTAGAAGTAATCGCGTTTTATAGGAACTAAAGGATCTCGACAGCGACATTCCCGATCGCAAACAAGCGGGGAGTTTGAATTTACGGGTCGCGGTCGGGATTTTTGGGTTGGTTTTGGAAAATAAGGGGTGATGGTTGTAGTCGTATCACTGCTGTTTTGGTCCATACACAGAGTTTCATCTCCGAGTTTAGGTAATCTTTCACAGCTCATCCTTTCGGGCCATTCGAATCCGTACTGGCTCATTAAAGGGGAGCAGCCTCGTTTGGCGCGTTCGCACACGGATCGGCACGGAGGCAGAGGTTTGCGGTAGTCCGGTAAACAGATGGGCGTGTACATGCTGcacaggaagaagaggagatctGGAGAGCAGCGGATTCGAACCAGGGGCCAGAACTGGTGGACTTCCAAACCGACTTCCTCCTGTGAGTAGAAATGAAGCTTAATCAATTTGGCAATGAACGCAGATAGAAAAAGAGATTGGAGATGTAGCTTATTGTCAACAAAGTCAGTCTGATATCAACATTTTAAGTATAAGCTGTGCTGCATAGGGCTGGGTGCAGGTTAAAGGTTCTAATACAGTCTCGAATTAAAAGGTTTGGCTACTAATGGTACTGAAagaatactttttcttttaaccctttaaggactgagcacattataaaccagtatagctcgcctagacttttattcttttttttaagccataaaatcatgttaaaggaagtatcagaatgtactgtctgtgtaaaccctcagttgtcccggtctgattcatagcaaaacacgaagttaaatctgtcagctggacaagtCTTCACTCTGGACAAGTCTTCACTCTGGACAAGTCTTCACTCTGGACAAGTCTTCACTCTGGACAAGTCTTCACTCTGGACAAGTCTTCACTCTGGACAAGTCTTCACTCTGGACAAGTCTTCACTCTGGACAAGTCTTCACtcattgtccagttgacagatttaactttgtcttttgctatcaGAATGtgctgcatttttttcacacaactacctccatctgtattttttctttgacgcattgaataagtgactgggaaaatccccacgACACCTGCGCtatgattggtcatcttcgagggacagcGTCAGCAcgttaccgtaatgacagtcaaatatttaaagagccccatgcctcttctttgagatgccgtttgaatttacatgattgcacaattggttgcggagttacagtAATAGTAAGTCCGCAACCACGTTCTATCAGCGACGATAGCATACCACACTATAGggttaataacacattttgatgcCAAGTGGATCCTGGGAGAGCACTATAGAAAAGCAATGTCGCAACATACAACTATAAACATAACAGGtttaatctaaaaaaatatactttttgatGGAATTTATGAACATTGTAGTTCTGTTTTGTCAATCGAGATAAAGATTAACGCTGGAACAGGTAACAAAAAAAGTAGCTTATGAACCAAAAATGAGGTATAATCTTCCAAGTACTTTTTAGGGTGCATGGagagctttagaacagcttttgtAGATGGTGACGCAAAGGTGGACTGCAGAGAACATACATGCTTCCATCCCATAAGAGTCTTTTGAGTTTAGGTGTAATGAAACGCTTTATAATCGACAAAAAAATGACTCATTAGACTCATATGcagactttttcccattcaaatgatataatatttagtttttaagtgTTAATCGCTATGTCGACAGTCCCAacttatcattctgaaaccgaTGGATATACAAAGGTTCTTTTATATTTGCCCACACAAATACAGCCAATAATCGATAACTATTCATGTGTTATCTTCTGTACCTGTGTGTCATGGTTGAACTGGTTGGGCATGTAGGTGAGGTTGTACCCGATGCCACGGCACATTGGCACAGTAATGGGTTCACAGACCAGATCTTTGgaggcggccatgttggagaggggagaagagaggaggaggaagatgaggagcaACAGGGACGCCATGGAGAAGCTCACTGAAATCAAAGAGACAAGGGAAGAGTTAGTCCACTTCAATACCCCCACTCCAGCGGAATACGCAGTGAAAGGTGGTCACATATACAGTCAAGATAATCCTTCAGTTCTTCAGTTAGGTATCCCTGACTAAGAGTCTGTCCTGGGTGTTGCACTGTgttcacccactgctcctgaccccaAAGGgtattgaagaatgggtcaaatgcagaagtttCCCTACTTGGACAATTCAATGAAAATGTGTAATTAGTTCTTCATTTATTCTGCCACCAGCCACAAGAGGTCAGTAGCTGAATCACATGGGTTTTGAAGCCATTTTCCTACCTGTTTCctaactgtatatataaatggacataattaatgttccaaataggacgtgCTCCTGGGCGCGGTTCCGGGTCAAtggactttggctccaattcactttacattgaaaaattgtcacccctctctctgtaactgctgcagtgagcctcatcattttggtcttaaaatgttcggatTAACCCAATCAATGTcagtaaatgaagatatgaacattaataacaaacaaagcaggtgccttctttccatGACTTTGCTCCCACttgcgttaacaacaggtttgactgataGTGTTGGTATTTAcctactccctgctaaacccagcggtgtgggcgggaaggcaGGTTAGCTcgagattggctctttggttgctatgatacttgcagtcaagagttccaaatatggaactctgctcaaAGTTTGCCCCTATAGATGCTAAccctgatgagcttcatttgactggagccgaacgccatgggtgatgtcacactcttagttcacttctttatacagtttatggttcaGAAGAGCTTCAGAAGAGCGCCATCAGTTGGCAGGATTTGTCACTGCAATGCATAACataattatgatgattatgatttcaagatatgattttaaaataattaatctGCATTGAatcaattatttaaatatatttttgtgttaaacacaATATCACCCTCTGTCAGTGAAAGCTATCCCAGATTGATGTGCAGAACTCTATTCAGAGTTTGGAACCAAGTgttcaaacaaatactttatGTTGATTGGTTGAAAcgtcacaacagcggaacaagccaaaaaatttacatttagctaaatccagttgagagaaaagcacaggcgTCTTACCtgtccaaaaatgcacaaagCGCTTCCCTCTGTATGTtcttaacaaacaaaacagtctgtatttctgctaaaataggctgaagtaaaactgtcggtgtcgccatgtttgttttgggttgatcGGCACTGGCTTTTGCACAAGCCACATTGTTACCCTGTGATTGGCCAGTTTCCTCACCAACTATCACATGCAAACGATTCAGCCAGAGCTGCTCAAGACAGATTCTCAAGTTCTGAGAAATCGTCTTGCTGACTAATAAAATGGGATTCATTATATTTTGACACTTCAAATTAATAAAcctgtcagttttattttacagcAGGGTCCCGAATCAGTTGGACAGTTGATTTTGGGGTCGATTTGGGGGTCGATTTGGGGGTCGATTTGGGGGTCGATTTGGGGGTCGATTTGGGGGTCTCAGCCTGAAAAAGTTTGGAAACCCCTGCCTGAACAGTTCAACCCAGATCAACATTTCTGTTAACACTATAGTTGTTACAGTTATATCATGACACTGGAAAAGGGAACTCAAGGTCTTCTACTTAATTTCTTTAACCCATCAAATAACAACCTCAATGAAAAACAGGCTGACCGGGCcactcgcctcttcacagatctgtcttataacttggcctgatagtgaaacctgcttgtctccaggcaAAGAACAACAAACAACTCCACTCCAACATCTCCACTAGGCCTGTCAAGATAATTGCTATATCAacttcaatacatgacagatggaacaatcatttttgggggtcaatatttatcttgggtatgttttctttgtactagtggggagggttttgtgatttttctatGATAAGATTAGTGTTGAAGAGGATTTAATAAATAGCTTTTAAGACTCATTAATTGTTTCGCTTATTTATTGTAGctcatgttcatgtttttgttttttttttgggggggggggggtaaatcCTGCTTTGGTGTGATCATCTCAGTGGTATAATGgcattcaatattatcatttgtcattTCTATTTTCTTCAGAtatatatcatacttcaaaatttgttatcatgacaggcctaatctccgtggagacaagcacgtggcagcgtacagaaaagttacacaaagcaCCTTTAACACAGCAGTAGGACACAGCAGCATTGAAATGTCATATTGTTAAAAGAGCTTCAGAGAGTTTCATAGTAAATCATGTGAAACAGGTGCTCCTCAAGGACAACGTTCAGTGCATAGTAAATGGAGAATATTCACGATTATTGACCCATAACAAAACAAGTAAAATCCTTTAGTACTAGAGGGTATTGGACTGAAAAAAACTAATAACCATTCCACTAATATGCGACTActtttatcaaatcaaaaaaCATTACATGGGCGACAGTAGTTCGGCCAGTAAAGTtcttgtccactgatcagaaggttagcggttcaaatcccgctctcaacatgaACATTATCGGCAGAGCAGCCTGATCCATTAACGTACAGGTCAGCAGTGCAATTTCAGCTCTCACAaatgaacactgttgttgtgtccttgggcaagatacttaacccaccttgtatGGTGGGTTAAGCATCTTGCCACACACTTATACACTAGTGTATAagtgtgtgggggtgagtggttccttgatgttaaagggctgcataaaaatgtgactatttaagTTGTCACAATTATGTTTTGATTCTCGCGACTGTTTTGGAGAGTACAAAGGACATTACagctaattttatttttaattcactcttttctgtcatttctaatagttttatttataggCTAGATATGCAAAATGAGACCATCTCCAGAAGAACAATGGCGATATCATCACATTTTCAATACAACTTTCACCCCTAACAATTACCGATTAACCAAATAATATTGACAACCCAAATACCAGGTTTGACTCCAAAATTGTGAAATTATTCTACCATACccagtcctcttttagtcccaTGGATGAGATTCATTGCGAACTGTCACTATTCAcaggtttattttcttcattatagtAACAATCATCTATCTTACAGAGTCTAAATGATCTGGAGGTAGATTTGCAAAGACTCTACACATTCTTCTGATGCTAAAGTCATTTCTCAGCTCTGTATGAAAACAGCGTGTTAGCTTTAGCTGAGgtgacagtacacagaggagcagagggaccacTTCACTGCAGCTCACTGGGCGGGAATGCATCCATCTTACTGGAATTTGACAATATGAGtgtgattttctttttcatattGACTGATCACGGATTATTTTGTCTTAtcaaacacaaattaaaatggTTTTCTCTATCAAACAACCAAATGTTCTGAAGAAAAGCACATGTTTTGACTGACAGAAGATGaggacctctccattaaaaagacccaagcagaTCAGGAATAATTAGCAATGACGATCCTGATTGAAATTCTATTAAGTGTCCTGCCCAATtgatactttcacttaagtctTTCAAACTGCATATCATTTTCTATATTGGCTCAACAATGTGAAACTGTAGCCTATGTCAACGTAGTAAGTAGTTAGTGAGCTTGCCCTACAGTCAAAAGGTCACAGGTTCAAACCAAGATTGTGGATGTAAGTATAGCGGtagtgtcatttattttatacGACTTACATCTATGTTTACATtctattattttagtttggcATCAGCAAGCATGTTGTGATTTATAGCAGTGGTTCCCAAGACAGGCctgtactttgacaatgtttaaatccaggctcaaaacagttctgtttagctgtgcatacaactgaaagggttttattttgcacttttctcctttaatgtcaattttatgatgatcatttgtgattatttatgttctgaattgttgtattgtgattttaatgcctttcttatcctgtaaagcactttgaattaccttgtgtacaaattgtgctatacaaataaacttgccatgcCTTGCTTGTGTACAGGTGATTCTTTAGACAAATCAGTGTCATTGGCAGTTATTTCTATCATAGACTACTGACTTGTTTTGATGAAATTGAGGGTACGGGTTAAGGGATTTCATATTTGCCCCTTCCCTAACTAAACCTAAAAACCTACTAAGtactacatttaaaataggCCAGTATTCACTTTGGACATTTTGTTTACACTCTAAAATCATTCAAACTCTAAGTGCCCATGTACCTTGGTTGTAAAACATTCAATTTATAGCACTGATAACAACAAGGAAATAAGCTATTCAATCATCCAATTACAGGCAAAAGGCACTTTCACTCAAACCTGCTCCTACAATAACTTTACACATCATATTTTGAGATTCTTGCAAACATATAGCTTATCCATGGATCCACATTGATGAAACATGAGGGAAGGAGAATTAaccattcaaaactaaatattatacatttttatgggggaaaatcctcaaaatgttgcatgggGCCTAAACCAGGAAGCTTAACCTCACGATTGGCTGCTTTTTATCAATACCCTAACTCACATTTAatcaatttcaaaacaaaactcacttTTTGCAGAGATATTTTACAGAGGACCTGTCGCAGTTCAGTCCAGCCTCGTCTGTTTCTGCTTCATGAAGCACAGCCAGAATTACAACAAATCCCGGTTTGAAATTTAAACCAGAGTTAAATCCACAATCCTGGCTGTCAATCATTCACCTCGTCCCGGGCAATCATTGTGGAAAGAGTGTGCATCTCCTTGGTGtttcactttcctgcaaatCTAATGAGAACGTAACAATTTAAACAATCCATTCCGTGCGTAAAAATCCAAAACGCGCATCGCCAAGTCCGAATTTGAAGTAAAACTGCTCCAAAACTGTCCAAAAATGGTCGAgattccactttaaaatgttgtgCAAGTCTTAAAATCCAAGTTAAACAGAATTCAACGGAAATTAAAACGATTCCGCGCGGTAAGACTTGtgaaattgtgcaaaaaaaccgtcccaaaatgtcaaaaaaaacaacttcgggAATGTTGCTGGAAGTTTTAAATCCAAGTCTAGCGCACATGTATCCTACTTAGCCTGCGCTTAAAACTGATTTTCGTGTTGATGTAGGTAAAAATGACTCAATCAAGGCAGCGGTTGTCGGAGGGACCCGGAGCGGACGGAGCGCGTGTCCAGGTGCGCACAGCTCGAGCTCAGGGACGTAAATGACGCAAAGGAGGGAACAGCGGAGTCTCATCAAGCGCTGCTGAGTTCAAGGGCCGACGGGAAAAGGCAGGCTCGGGCAAACAAGGGGGAGGAGAGTTAGGGCAGAGGTGGCGTAGACTACCAGCTATTATTTAGAAAAGCGGATATTGATAAAGAAATAGAAGACAATTTAATTAAACTATTTTCTGGTTTAAACGTGTAGATACAACTTTTTCTAGAGGATTTGACCCCTacttacctccatggagatgttatttgctttacctggaatattacACTTCATGGCATTAGATATCTagcctatctccatggagacaacaaggAAAACTCACCAGGCCaaggtcaaattacaggtcaaatccATGGAGAGGCGACATGCTCacagtatttttgagcaatgaaaacaccagtAATTGAAGAAATGCAAGATACTGTGGGTCCATACTGTCGAACATTATAGacgaaaagttacacggtgcacctttaagtcatggaaatacattttagcCATTGCAACTCCTACTGCATCTAAACACATCACCAAGCTATTATTGTTAAGCAAATGTGTCTGTTTGACAATACTATCATATGTCTCCCcctctcagtaaggaggttg
This region includes:
- the fzd5 gene encoding frizzled-5, with product MSFSMASLLLLIFLLLSSPLSNMAASKDLVCEPITVPMCRGIGYNLTYMPNQFNHDTQEEVGLEVHQFWPLVRIRCSPDLLFFLCSMYTPICLPDYRKPLPPCRSVCERAKRGCSPLMSQYGFEWPERMSCERLPKLGDETLCMDQNSSDTTTTITPYFPKPTQKSRPRPVNSNSPLVCDRECRCRDPLVPIKRDYFYNRINTGLLPNCAQPCQQPYFSAEEHAFTGFWIGLWSILCFLSTLTTVATFLIDMERFKYPERPIIFLATCYLFVSLGYIIRLVAGHERVACNSNSDPPHILYDTTGPALCTLVFLLIYFFSMASSIWWVVLSFTWFLAAGLKWGSEAIASYSQYFHLAAWLIPSIKSIVVLALSSVDGDPVAGICYVGNQNLENLRGFVLAPLVVYLFTGSLFLLAGFVSLFRIRSIIKQGGTKTDKLERLMIRIGLFTVLYTVPATIVVACLVYEQHYRPVWERALACSCLSDPQRSSLGPDYAVFMLKYFMCLVVGITSGVWIWSGKTLDSWRRFIARICHCWTHKSTAPPSMYSEASTALTGHTGTGLAPGIYHKATASHI